AGGAATGCTTCAGCAAAAATGATTTGGAAAGGGGGTGGAAAGCGAGGTGTAAAGCTTGACACCATGCGAAGTTGGCTCTCGTTAGAAATACCTCCTGATCTTCGACAGCGTCCCCTCTCCGATGCCAGGAACGCGCGATACCCCCTCCAGAGAGCGAAAAGCGCCATTTTTGTGACGGTCCTGCACGATGCGGTGCGCGAGGGCGGGGCCGATCCCAGGCAGGGCTTCCCAGTCGGAAGCGGCCATATCGTCGGGATCGAGGGGGATGCCGAAGAGGATCCGCTCCGCTGCCGCCATCTTTTCCAACGATAGGACACCTACTTGCGCAGCAGGACGGGAAAGCGTCAAAATATCACCGCTTGTTAGTACCTTTTCACCATTTACCCCGTTCGCGGTAGACGGGAAGGGGGGAGTAAGCGTCATTTTGGTGACGGTCGTCACCGTCACACCCACAGGATAATTATACACCCCGGGGTGCGGGAAATCTCCGGCGAGCCGCACCAGCACATGGTGTGGATCCGCACGCAAAAAGGCCGCG
The DNA window shown above is from Geomonas sp. RF6 and carries:
- a CDS encoding ComEA family DNA-binding protein, which produces MAAAERILFGIPLDPDDMAASDWEALPGIGPALAHRIVQDRHKNGAFRSLEGVSRVPGIGEGTLSKIRRYF